The following proteins are encoded in a genomic region of Ostrinia nubilalis chromosome 1, ilOstNubi1.1, whole genome shotgun sequence:
- the LOC135076795 gene encoding transmembrane protease serine 9-like, which translates to MRAFVLIIMGLAAVSAAPKNNRIVGGEITDISLYPEMVAVLFSQTSVNHRVWCGGSILNNRAILTAAHCTYNRANSNFISRVGSTHVHFNGTLLVTQQIINHPNYNEYGFDYDISIIRTTTEIPFGANVQPGKFAGTNYHLADNQEVWATGWGAISMSGSHSEELRHVQIWSINQAICRQRYSALPNGMSWDITDNMLCSGWLDVGGRDQCQGDSGGPLFHNGVVVGVCSFGYGCALPGFPGVNARVSSFINWISSNAFAAVNKMRAFVILILGLTAVSAAPRNDHRIIGGSITNISLYPEMVVVLFSETNVDHRQWCGGSILNNRAILTAAHCTVNRANLNFRFRVGSTYAHSNGTVLDTQQIINHPNFHGLTIDNDIAIVHTTTTIPIGTTNVQPGRFSGANYNLADNEEVWATGWGTTSMTGPGSEELRHVQIWTINQEICMQRYSGFYAVITANQLCTGWLDVGWRDQCSGDSGGPVYHNGVVVGICSWGFGCGWPQFPGVNTRVSRYIDWISQNA; encoded by the exons ATGCGTGCTTTCGTGTTAATTATTATGGGACTTGCTGCTGTGTCag CTGCCCCTAAAAATAACAGAATTGTGGGTGGGGAAATCACCGACATTAGCCTGTATCCGGAGATGGTCGCAGTGCTGTTCTCCCAGACTAGCGTCAACCACAGGGTGTGGTGTGGCGGCAGCATCCTCAACAACCGTGCGATCCTCACCGCAGCTCATTGCACCTA CAATCGTGCCAATTCGAACTTCATCAGTCGTGTAGGATCTACTCATGTACACTTCAACGGCACTCTTCTCGTCACCCAGCAGATTATCAATCACCCTAATTACAATGAGTACGGCTTCGACTATGACATCTCCATCATCCGCACCACCACCGAAATCCCCTTCGGCGCCAACGTGCAGCCGGGCAAGTTTGCTGGTACCAATTACCATCTTGCTGACAACCAAGAAGTTTGGGCTACGGGATGGGGTGCCATTTCG ATGAGTGGATCTCATTCGGAGGAATTACGCCACGTCCAAATTTGGTCAATCAACCAGGCGATATGTCGGCAACGGTATTCAGCGTTGCCCAACGGTATGAGTTGGGATATCACCGACAACATGCTGTGCTCCGGCTGGCTGGACGTGGGCGGTCGCGACCAGTGCCAGGGCGACTCCGGTGGCCCGCTGTTCCACAACGGAGTGGTCGTCGGCGTCTGCTCCTTTGGTTATGGCTGTGCTCTGCCAGGGTTCCCTGGCGTCAACGCCCGTGTGTCTTCTTTCATTAACTGGATATCGTCAAACGC GTTTGCCGCCGTCAACAAAATGCGTGCCTTCGTGATCCTTATATTGGGACTTACTGCTGTGTCAg CTGCCCCCAGAAATGACCACCGAATTATAGGCGGGTCAATCACTAACATTAGCTTATATCCGGAGATGGTCGTTGTTCTGTTCTCGGAGACTAACGTCGACCACAGGCAGTGGTGTGGCGGCAGCATCCTCAACAACCGCGCCATCCTCACCGCTGCTCACTGCACCGT AAACCGTGCTAATCTGAACTTCCGCTTTCGTGTAGGATCCACTTACGCACACAGCAACGGTACTGTGCTCGATACCCAGCAGATTATCAACCATCCCAACTTTCATGGTCTCACCATTGATAATGATATTGCCATTGTGCACACTACCACCACCATCCCCATCGGTACCACCAACGTGCAGCCGGGACGGTTCTCTGGTGCCAACTACAACCTTGCTGACAACGAAGAAGTCTGGGCTACTGGATGGGGTACGACTAGC ATGACTGGACCAGGTTCTGAGGAACTGCGTCATGTCCAGATATGGACAATCAACCAAGAAATTTGTATGCAGCGCTATTCGGGTTTTTACGCTGTCATCACCGCCAACCAATTGTGCACCGGCTGGTTGGACGTAGGCTGGCGCGACCAGTGCTCGGGTGACTCCGGTGGCCCGGTGTACCACAACGGAGTGGTCGTCGGCATCTGCTCTTGGGGATTTGGCTGTGGTTGGCCACAGTTCCCTGGCGTCAACACTCGTGTGTCTCGATACATTGACTGGATTTCGCAAAATGCCTAA
- the LOC135073593 gene encoding trypsin, alkaline C-like → MRAFVIVILGLAAVSAAPKNDHRIVGGSITDISLYPEMVAVLFSETNVNHRTWCGGSILNNRAILTAAHCTIDYVPANFLCRVGSTYVSTDGTTLNVLHIINHPSYDSFTTDNDIAIIHTTTAIPIGSTNVQPGLFAGANYNLADNEEVWAAGWGITEMGGTSEELRHVQVWTINQEICRQRYAGFNAVITDNQLCSGWLDVGGRDQCTGDSGGPLFHNGVVVGVCSWGAGCASPQFPGVNTRVSQYINWISQNA, encoded by the exons ATGCGTGCCTTCGTTATCGTTATATTGGGACTTGCTGCTGTGTCTg CTGCCCCCAAAAATGACCATCGAATTGTGGGTGGATCAATCACTGACATTAGCTTATACCCGGAGATGGTCGCTGTGCTGTTCTCCGAGACTAACGTCAACCACAGAACGTGGTGTGGCGGCAGCATCCTCAACAACCGCGCTATCCTCACCGCTGCTCACTGCACCAT TGACTACGTCCCTGCGAACTTTCTCTGTCGTGTAGGATCCACTTATGTGAGCACTGACGGCACGACACTCAATGTCCTGCATATTATCAACCATCCGAGCTATGATAGCTTCACCACAGATAATGATATTGCCATCATTCATACCACCACCGCCATCCCCATCGGCTCCACCAACGTGCAGCCGGGACTGTTCGCTGGTGCCAACTACAACCTTGCTGACAACGAAGAAGTCTGGGCTGCAGGATGGGGTATCACTGAA ATGGGAGGAACCTCTGAGGAACTGCGTCATGTCCAGGTATGGACAATCAACCAAGAAATTTGTAGGCAACGCTATGCGGGTTTTAACGCTGTCATCACCGACAACCAGCTGTGCTCCGGCTGGCTCGACGTGGGAGGTCGCGACCAGTGCACCGGCGACTCCGGTGGCCCGCTGTTCCACAACGGAGTGGTCGTCGGCGTCTGCTCTTGGGGAGCTGGCTGTGCTTCGCCACAGTTCCCTGGCGTCAACACTCGTGTGTCTCAATACATTAACTGGATTTCGCAAAATgcctaa
- the LOC135076802 gene encoding trypsin, alkaline A-like, with amino-acid sequence MASTIPIGSNTVQAGRIAGTNYNLGDGQVVWATGWGRTSVNAEASEQLRHVQIWTINQAICRQRYATVGGSITDNMLCSGWLDVGGRDQCQGDSGAALYHNGVVVGVCSWGRGCADPFFPGVNARVSRFTIASDALNLTYKVTKSPLVV; translated from the exons ATGGCGTCCACCATTCCCATCGGTTCAAATACTGTTCAGGCTGGCAGAATCGCTGGTACCAACTATAACCTTGGTGATGGCCAAGTTGTCTGGGCCACTGGATGGGGTAGGACTAGT GTAAATGCAGAGGCTTCTGAGCAGTTACGCCACGTGCAAATCTGGACCATCAACCAGGCTATTTGCAGACAGCGCTACGCTACTGTAGGCGGCTCTATCACTGACAACATGCTGTGCTCCGGCTGGCTGGACGTAGGCGGTCGCGACCAGTGCCAGGGTGACTCCGGTGCTGCTCTCTACCACAACGGAGTGGTCGTCGGTGTCTGCTCCTGGGGCCGCGGCTGTGCCGATCCATTCTTCCCTGGTGTCAACGCCCGTGTATCTCGATTTACTATTGCGAGCGATGCCCTAAACCTGACCTACAAAGTCACTAAGAGTCCCTTAGTTGTATGA
- the LOC135073602 gene encoding trypsin, alkaline C-like — protein MHALVVLLMGLAAVSADAPAPVIQRIVGGSLTTINQYPEMAALLFSSSGVGHQQACGGTILNNRAILTAAHCTIGHTIASWRARVGSNFASRDGTVINTAQIINHPSYIPWTHDNDIAVLRMASTIPIGSNTVQAGRIAGANYNLADSQVVWAAGWGRTSVNGQFSEQLRHVQIWSINQAICRQRYATVGRSITDNMLCSGWLDVGGRDQCTGDSGGPLYHNGVVVGVCSWGLGCADPFYPGVNARVSRFTNWITQNA, from the exons ATGCACGCTTTAGTGGTCTTACTAATGGGGCTAGCTGCTGTGTCAG CTGATGCACCCGCCCCAGTCATACAAAGAATCGTCGGTGGGTCTCTGACTACTATCAACCAGTACCCGGAGATGGCAGCTCTGTTGTTCTCCAGTTCTGGCGTTGGCCACCAACAGGCGTGCGGCGGCACTATCCTCAACAACCGTGCCATCCTCACTGCTGCGCACTGCACCAT cgGACACACAATTGCCAGTTGGCGCGCTCGAGTAGGATCCAACTTTGCAAGCCGCGATGGAACTGTAATTAACACTGCACAAATCATCAACCACCCGAGCTACATCCCCTGGACTCATGACAATGATATTGCTGTTCTCCGCATGGCGTCCACCATTCCCATCGGTTCAAATACTGTTCAGGCTGGCAGAATCGCTGGTGCCAACTACAACCTTGCTGATAGCCAAGTAGTCTGGGCCGCTGGATGGGGTAGGACTAGT GTAAATGGACAGTTCTCTGAGCAGTTACGCCACGTGCAGATCTGGTCTATCAACCAGGCCATTTGCAGACAGCGCTATGCTACTGTAGGCCGCTCCATCACTGACAACATGCTGTGCTCCGGCTGGCTGGACGTGGGAGGTCGCGACCAGTGCACCGGCGACTCCGGTGGTCCTCTCTACCACAACGGAGTGGTCGTCGGTGTCTGCTCCTGGGGCCTTGGCTGTGCCGATCCGTTCTACCCTGGTGTCAACGCCCGTGTATCTCGATTCACTAACTGGATCACACAAAATGCTTAA